Proteins from one Ananas comosus cultivar F153 linkage group 5, ASM154086v1, whole genome shotgun sequence genomic window:
- the LOC109710244 gene encoding uncharacterized protein LOC109710244: MVAASSENPAEEVAAISTERQRPIGTVNWGTATLVGVFAGLLYGGSKEAAASVSKDAEVMLKMGSTPDKREQYRLMRDAMEKRFIRVTRGSLVGGIRLGMFTATFYGIQNLLADKRGVHDVFNIAGAGSATAAMFGLILPGSMMWRARNVLLGSVLGAGICFPLGWLQLKLMEKANAEIASSNSSSDLSEGGEVSQSRVGAAIERLEGSLKK, from the exons ATGGTGGCCGCGTCTTCAGAAAATCCAGCAGAAGAGGTGGCGGCGATCTCAACG GAGAGGCAACGGCCTATTGGAACAGTAAATTGGGGCACGGCAACACTTGTCGGCGTATTTGCTGGCTTGTTATATGGAGGAAGCAAGGAGGCTGCTGCATCAGTT AGCAAAGATGCAGAAGTGATGCTGAAAATGGGGAGCACACCGGACAAGCGTGAGCAGTACAGATTAATGAGAGATGCCATGGAGAAAAGGTTTATCAGAGTGACTCGCGGTTCACTTGTTGGCGGCATTCGCCTTGGCATGTTCACTGCCACATTCTATGGCATACAAAACCTTCTTGCCGACAAGAGGGGCGTGCACGATGTTTTCAATATTGCTGGGGCTGGCTCTGCTACTGCAGCAATGTTCGGTCTTATAT TGCCAGGATCGATGATGTGGCGTGCTAGGAATGTGCTCCTTGGTTCAGTTCTCGGAGCTGGAATTTGCTTTCCACTTG GTTGGTTACAACTGAAGCTGATGGAAAAGGCAAACGCGGAGATTGCAAGTTCTAATTCGTCATCTGATTTAAGTGAGGGGGGAGAAGTGAGTCAAAGCCGAGTCGGTGCTGCAATAGAGAGGCTAGAGGGAAGCTTAAAGAAGTAA
- the LOC109710989 gene encoding uncharacterized protein LOC109710989 isoform X1 produces the protein MDCFRPDEKSHPKFGASQQPWQPVMTVNTASAHYWLNWRVLLCALWVFSSVVVGAILIWRYEGPADGSARAQEEGRAEDGRQKSVGTLYDDESWRPCLKDIHPAWLLAFRMTSFFVMLTLLIANLIVDGGSIFYYYTQWTFALVTIYFGLGSLLSIYGCHQYLNNKVDIVRPDIEQGTYEAPRSSEENANPHAVKESTSHEGHFARQTAGFWGYVFQIIYQTNAGAVMLTDCVFWFIIFPFLAIKDYDLNFLLIGMHSVNAVFLLGDTALNSLRFPWFRIGYFLLWTATYVIFQWIIHAIIPLWWPYPFLDLSSSRAPACYLMVALMHIPCYAIFPLIIRLKHFLLARWFPQSYQPVK, from the exons atggaTTGCTTTCGCCCTGATGAAAAATCCCACCCAAAGTTTG GAGCGTCGCAGCAACCTTGGCAGCCAGTGATGACTGTTAACACCGCCTCCGCGCATTACTGGCTGAATTGGAGAGTACTGCTGTGCGCGCTTTGGGTTTTTTCGTCCGTGGTCGTCGGAGCCATTTTGATATGGAGGTATGAGGGCCCCGCCGACGGCTCAGCGAGAGCACAAGAAGAAGGCAGAGCAGAGGACGGCCGGCAGAAGTCTGTCGGAACTCTGTATGACGACGAGTCGTGGAGACCGTGCCTTAAAGACATCCATCCTGCTTGGCTGCTCGCCTTTCGGATGACGTCGTTCTTCGTAATGTTGACGTTGCTCATCGCCAATCTCATCGTGGACGGAGGGAGCATCTTCTACTACTATACTCA GTGGACATTTGCTTTGGTAACCATCTACTTTGGG CTCGGTTCGCTGCTGTCCATCTATGGGTGCCATCAATATCTCAATAATAAAGTTGACATCGTAAGACCGGATATCGAGCAAGGCACATATGAGGCTCCTAGAAGTTCTGAGGAAAATGCAAACCCGCATGCTGTCAAAGAGTCTACCTCCCATGAAGGTCACTTTGCTCGACAAACCGCTGGATTTTGGGGTTATGTTTTTCAGATCATCTATCAG ACAAATGCAGGTGCTGTGATGCTGACTGACTGCGTATTTTGGTTCATTATTTTCCCTTTCCTTGCCATCAAAGATTATGATCTCAACTTT CTACTTATTGGGATGCATTCAGTTAATGCCGTTTTCCTCCTCGGTGATACTGCACTGAATAGTTTG CGCTTCCCCTGGTTCCGGATTGGCTACTTCCTGTTATGGACAGCTACTTACGTTATTTTTCAGTGGATAATCCACGCTATTATCCCGCTATG GTGGCCTTACCCATTTCTTGACTTATCCTCTTCTCGGGCTCCTGCATG CTATCTCATGGTGGCGTTGATGCATATTCCCTGCTATGCAATATTCCCTCTGATTATAAGATTGAAGCATTTTCTATTGGCAAGGTGGTTTCCTCAGTCCTACCAACCTGTGAAGTGA
- the LOC109710242 gene encoding ATP-citrate synthase alpha chain protein 1, translated as MARKKIREYDSKRLLKQHLQRLFGIHLPIRSAQITEATDLMALAEAEPWLSSEKLVVKPDMLFGKRGKSGLVGLNLDLAQVAAFTKERLGKQVEIGGCKGPITTFIVEPFVPHSQEFYLSVVSERLGCSISFSECGGIEIEENWDKVKTVFIPSDTSLSPETCAPLLATLTLEIKGEIEDFITKVFVTFLDLDFTFLEMNPFTLVDGKPYPLDMRGELDDTAAFKNFKKWGDIEFPMPFGRVMSPTESFVHKLDEKTSASLKFTVLNPQGRIWTMVAGGGASVIYADTVGDLGYASELGNYAEYSGAPKEEEVLQYARVVIDCATANPDGRKRALVIGGGIANFTDVAATFSGIIRALREKESNLKASRMHGFVRRGGPNYQTGLRKMRHLGEEIGIPIEVYGPEATMTGICKQAIECITAAA; from the exons ATGGCGAGGAAGAAGATCAGGGAGTACGACTCCAAGCGCCTCCTCAAGCAACATCTCCAGCGCCTCTTCGGCATTCACCTCCCCATCAGATCCGCCCAG ATCACGGAAGCGACGGACTTGATGGCGCTGGCAGAGGCAGAGCCGTGGCTGTCGTCGGAGAAGCTGGTGGTGAAGCCTGACATGCTGTTCGGGAAGCGCGGCAAGAGCGGGCTCGTGGGCCTCAACCTCGATCTGGCTCAGGTCGCCGCATTCACGAAAGAGCGCCTGGGGAAGCAGGTCGAGATCGGCGGGTGCAAGGGCCCCATCACTACCTTCATTGTCGAGCCCTTTGTTCCGCACTCCCAAGAGTTCTATCTCTCCGTCGTCTCGGAGCGTCTCGGCTGCAGCATTAGCTTCTCTGAGTGTGGAGGGATTGAGATCGAAGAGAACTGGGataaa GTCAAAACTGTGTTCATTCCGTCAGACACATCCCTCTCGCCCGAAACCTGTGCTCCCTTGCTAGCAACTTTGACCTTGGAG ATCAAAGGAGAAATTGAGGATTTCATCACAAAGGTGTTCGTTACTTTTCTAG ATCTTGACTTCACGTTCCTTGAGATGAACCCCTTCACTTTGGTTGATGGAAAGCCGTATCCTCTGGATATGAGAGGGGAATTGGATGACACTGCTGCTTTTAAGAACTTCAAGAA ATGGGGAGATATTGAGTTTCCAATGCCATTTGGTAGAGTAATGAGTCCTACTGAGAGCTTTGTGCATAAGCTTGATGAAAAG ACAAGTGCTTCTTTGAAGTTTACTGTCCTGAACCCTCAAGGACGAATCTGGACAATGGTAGCTGGAGGAGGCGCCAGTGTTATTTATGCTGACACG GTTGGGGATCTTGGTTATGCTTCTGAACTTGGCAACTACGCAGAATATAGCGGAGCTCCAAAGGAAGAGGAGGTGCTTCAGTATGCAAGAGTTGTTATTGAT TGTGCTACTGCCAATCCTGATGGCCGTAAAAGAGCTCTTGTCATTGGAGGAGGGATAGCCAACTTTACTGATGTTGCTGCAACATTTAGTGGCATCATTCGGGCTCTAAGGGAAAAG GAATCAAATCTTAAGGCTTCAAGGATGCATGGCTTTGTGAGGAGAGGAGGTCCAAATTATCAAACAGGCCTTAGGAAAATGCGACATCTTGGAGAAGAAATCGGAATCCCCATTGAA GTTTACGGACCTGAAGCTACTATGACTGGCATCTGCAAGCAGGCAATCGAGTGTATTACCGCTGCTGCATAA
- the LOC109710989 gene encoding uncharacterized protein LOC109710989 isoform X2, producing the protein MTVNTASAHYWLNWRVLLCALWVFSSVVVGAILIWRYEGPADGSARAQEEGRAEDGRQKSVGTLYDDESWRPCLKDIHPAWLLAFRMTSFFVMLTLLIANLIVDGGSIFYYYTQWTFALVTIYFGLGSLLSIYGCHQYLNNKVDIVRPDIEQGTYEAPRSSEENANPHAVKESTSHEGHFARQTAGFWGYVFQIIYQTNAGAVMLTDCVFWFIIFPFLAIKDYDLNFLLIGMHSVNAVFLLGDTALNSLRFPWFRIGYFLLWTATYVIFQWIIHAIIPLWWPYPFLDLSSSRAPACYLMVALMHIPCYAIFPLIIRLKHFLLARWFPQSYQPVK; encoded by the exons ATGACTGTTAACACCGCCTCCGCGCATTACTGGCTGAATTGGAGAGTACTGCTGTGCGCGCTTTGGGTTTTTTCGTCCGTGGTCGTCGGAGCCATTTTGATATGGAGGTATGAGGGCCCCGCCGACGGCTCAGCGAGAGCACAAGAAGAAGGCAGAGCAGAGGACGGCCGGCAGAAGTCTGTCGGAACTCTGTATGACGACGAGTCGTGGAGACCGTGCCTTAAAGACATCCATCCTGCTTGGCTGCTCGCCTTTCGGATGACGTCGTTCTTCGTAATGTTGACGTTGCTCATCGCCAATCTCATCGTGGACGGAGGGAGCATCTTCTACTACTATACTCA GTGGACATTTGCTTTGGTAACCATCTACTTTGGG CTCGGTTCGCTGCTGTCCATCTATGGGTGCCATCAATATCTCAATAATAAAGTTGACATCGTAAGACCGGATATCGAGCAAGGCACATATGAGGCTCCTAGAAGTTCTGAGGAAAATGCAAACCCGCATGCTGTCAAAGAGTCTACCTCCCATGAAGGTCACTTTGCTCGACAAACCGCTGGATTTTGGGGTTATGTTTTTCAGATCATCTATCAG ACAAATGCAGGTGCTGTGATGCTGACTGACTGCGTATTTTGGTTCATTATTTTCCCTTTCCTTGCCATCAAAGATTATGATCTCAACTTT CTACTTATTGGGATGCATTCAGTTAATGCCGTTTTCCTCCTCGGTGATACTGCACTGAATAGTTTG CGCTTCCCCTGGTTCCGGATTGGCTACTTCCTGTTATGGACAGCTACTTACGTTATTTTTCAGTGGATAATCCACGCTATTATCCCGCTATG GTGGCCTTACCCATTTCTTGACTTATCCTCTTCTCGGGCTCCTGCATG CTATCTCATGGTGGCGTTGATGCATATTCCCTGCTATGCAATATTCCCTCTGATTATAAGATTGAAGCATTTTCTATTGGCAAGGTGGTTTCCTCAGTCCTACCAACCTGTGAAGTGA
- the LOC109710243 gene encoding uncharacterized protein LOC109710243 → MIHHLITLFMFPRLFTATVVVAVAVVVIVSAPCAVSVANVPISTCRSYCGNITVDYPFALRPGCGHAGFRDLLFCINSVLMLHVPSGSYRVLDIDYAYRGLTIHDPAMSDCYSLSLSHGANGFVVEPWRAPYLEPDRDNVFMLLHCHADSPLFQGFPNKHLPCRNVSGMSCEDYYRCPAWDGMLAGEGTAPECCAVEFGAIRAINLTHLQCEGYSSAYSLAPLRALGPGAWAYGIRLSYSLPTDNQGFCGACRATGGVCGHNEGSGADLCLCGNWNSTSNCDSAVGSFAPVIKPKLLSTSLPWGLLFSWWYGYQLFGGL, encoded by the exons ATGATCCACCACCTCATTACCTTGTTCATGTTTCCCCGTCTCTTCACTGCCactgttgttgttgctgttgctgttgttgttattgtttcCGCGCCATGTGCGGTGTCAGTAGCCAATGTCCCGATCAGCACGTGCCGGTCCTACTGCGGCAACATTACGGTGGACTACCCCTTCGCCCTCCGCCCAGGTTGCGGCCATGCAGGCTTCCGCGACCTCCTCTTCTGCATCAACAGCGTGCTGATGCTCCATGTGCCATCTGGCTCCTACCGGGTCCTCGACATCGACTATGCCTACCGCGGCCTCACCATCCACGACCCCGCCATGTCTGACTGTTACTCCCTGTCCCTCTCTCACGGTGCCAATGGCTTTGTCGTCGAGCCATGGCGCGCGCCATACCTCGAGCCTGACCGTGATAACGTCTTCATGCTGCTCCACTGCCATGCTGACTCCCCGCTCTTCCAGGGCTTCCCAAACAAGCACTTGCCCTGCCGCAACGTGTCCG GTATGAGCTGTGAGGACTACTACCGCTGCCCTGCATGGGACGGGATGTTGGCGGGTGAGGGAACAGCACCAGAATGTTGTGCGGTGGAGTTTGGGGCGATCCGGGCGATTAACCTGACTCATCTTCAGTGCGAAGGGTACAGCAGCGCGTACAGTCTAGCTCCTCTACGGGCGCTGGGACCAGGAGCATGGGCGTATGGCATAAGACTATCCTACTCGCTGCCCACCGACAATCAGGGCTTCTGCGGAGCGTGCCGGGCCACCGGCGGGGTCTGTGGCCACAATGAAGGCAGCGGCGCGGATCTCTGCCTCTGCGGCAACTGGAACTCTACTTCCAATTGCGACTCTGCAG TTGGCTCGTTTGCTCCAGTCATCAAACCAAAACTACTCTCGACAAGTCTGCCATGGG GGCTGCTGTTTTCTTGGTGGTATGGATATCAGCTTTTTGGAGGGCTATAA